One window of the Archangium primigenium genome contains the following:
- a CDS encoding lysophospholipid acyltransferase family protein, with the protein MKVLATLWFWVVFLTTAPICTTVGGLLWLVTWPFDRNHAALHAFVSRWCHVLYLSWPGWKVRIEGREHLPEGPAIIVANHQSASDILVAMGLGHPYKFVAKASLFRTPMVGWLMTWMGYVAVRRGTAQAMERMLADCTGWLRRGVPVLIYPEGTYSSTPVPLAFKRGAFQLAIAEQVPVVPVVIEGTTRILGWDGLWLGPSARVRMRVLPPVPVASFGEDPVALADRVRGLYLEALGLPAEAQAPVRERKSA; encoded by the coding sequence GGCGGCTTGCTGTGGCTCGTCACCTGGCCCTTCGACCGCAACCACGCCGCGCTGCACGCCTTCGTGAGCCGCTGGTGCCACGTGCTCTACCTGTCCTGGCCGGGCTGGAAGGTGCGCATCGAGGGTCGGGAGCACCTGCCCGAGGGGCCGGCGATCATCGTCGCCAACCACCAGTCCGCCTCGGACATCCTCGTGGCCATGGGCCTGGGCCACCCGTACAAGTTCGTCGCCAAGGCGTCGCTCTTCCGCACGCCCATGGTGGGCTGGTTGATGACGTGGATGGGGTACGTGGCGGTGCGGCGCGGCACGGCCCAGGCCATGGAGCGCATGCTGGCGGACTGCACCGGGTGGCTGCGGCGCGGCGTGCCGGTGCTCATCTACCCCGAGGGCACCTACTCCTCCACGCCCGTGCCCCTGGCCTTCAAGCGCGGCGCCTTCCAGCTCGCCATCGCGGAGCAGGTGCCCGTGGTGCCCGTGGTCATCGAGGGGACGACGCGCATCCTCGGCTGGGATGGCTTGTGGCTGGGCCCGAGCGCCCGGGTGCGCATGCGCGTGCTGCCGCCGGTGCCCGTGGCCTCGTTCGGCGAGGATCCCGTGGCGCTCGCCGATCGGGTGCGCGGCCTGTACCTCGAGGCGCTCGGCCTGCCCGCCGAGGCCCAGGCCCCGGTGCGCGAGCGCAAGAGCGCCTGA